Genomic segment of Gemmatimonadaceae bacterium:
GAGATCACGGGCGAGTGGATGTTCGTCCTCGCCGGCGCGCTCGCGGTGGCGTTCGGCGTGGTCATGTTCGTGGCGCCCGGCGCCGGCGCCCTCGCCGCGGTGCTGTGGCTTGGCGTCTACGCGTTGATCTCTGGAATCCTGCTGGTCTCGCTGAGTTTCCGGCTGCGCAGCTGGGGCCGCATGCACCCCGCCATGTAACCGCCAAATGCAGAGGACACCATGACAGCGTACATCGTGGACATCGAAGACCGGACCGAGGCGAATCGCGACTTCCGGCATGTGCTCTACACCGGCCGCCATCTGCAGCTGGTGCTCATGTCCCTCCAGCCCGGCGAGGAGCTGGGCGAAGAGGTCCATCCGATCACGGATCAGTTCTTCCGTGTGGAGGAGGGGCGGGGCATCGCGTGGATCGACGGACACGAGACGCT
This window contains:
- a CDS encoding cupin domain-containing protein, yielding MTAYIVDIEDRTEANRDFRHVLYTGRHLQLVLMSLQPGEELGEEVHPITDQFFRVEEGRGIAWIDGHETLIKSDSAIVVPAGARHNIRNTGPKPLKFYTLYAPPQHPEGTVHRTKEEAERAEAHAVE